In Dermacentor silvarum isolate Dsil-2018 chromosome 2, BIME_Dsil_1.4, whole genome shotgun sequence, the following proteins share a genomic window:
- the LOC119441576 gene encoding uncharacterized protein LOC119441576: MPPKRQFGKYLWDPSIDVPIRSKYRFRKRSSVGASSTALDKERGSADASEESSRESEADADTGHIAPFPSTASATEDSHILETTSEASSTSSSEDSESEGDADVYPHHGEQHFPRGWKDELDENLFPGSKLTKAESLLMVMAHSLRHGCSKEATESLLQLLSAHLPEGVKYPTSKYTFFRHFAGAEKQYAKHFYCSTCSGYIGELPGNDVVCSHCNINHESGSLLKSSSFFLVMDLKGQIQDVLESGKLQRNSTGTSFDVCDITESFQYNKLPVTANDITLTFNTDGVPLFESSNASMWPLLLMVNELPYKQRVQNLLLAGLWFGTGKPSMNCFLTPFVKTMNELSSTGVVWRDSSGVSHTSKAFPVLVQ, encoded by the exons ATGCCGCCCAAAAGGCAATTTGGAAAGTACTTATGGGACCCGTCCATCGACGTTCCGATACGCTCAAAATACAGGTTCAGAAAACGTTCATCAGTTGGCGCTTCGTCTACCGCGTTGGACAAGGAACGAGGTTCTGCAGATGCCAGTGAAGAAAGTTCGCGTGAAAGCGAAGCAGACGCTGACACAGGCCACATAGCACCGTTCCCTTCAACTGCTAGTGCAACTGAAGACAGCCATATTTTGGAAACCACGAGTGAAGCCTCGTCGACCTCGTCCTCCGAGGACAGCGAATCGGAAGGCGACGCTGATGTATATCCTCACCACGGCGAGCAGCATTTTCCGAGAGGCTGGAAGGATGAGTTG GATGAAAACCTGTTTCCGGGATCCAAGCTTACGAAAGCCGAAAGCCTCCTAATGGTCATGGCCCACAGCTTGCGCCATGGCTGCTCAAAAGAAGCCACCGAGAGCCTACTGCAGCTTCTTAGTGCTCACTTGCCAGAAGGTGTCAAATACCCGACATCAAAGTATACCTTTTTTCGACACTTTGCTGGTGCTGAAAAGCAGTATGCTAAGCATTTCTACTGTAGTACGTGCTCTGGGTATATTGGTGAATTACCAGGAAATGATGTGGTCTGCAGTCACTGCAATATAAACCATGAGAGTGGCAGCTTATTGAAAAGCTCATCATTTTTTCTGGTGATGGACCTCAAAGGCCAAATTCAAGATGTGCTGGAGTCTGGAAAGCTCCAACGCAATAGTACAGGCACTTCCTTTGATGTATGTGACATCACGGAAAGCTTTCAATACAACAAGTTGCCCGTGACTGCGAATGACATTACCTTAACGTTTAATACTGATGGTGTGCCCCTCTTTGAAAGCTCCAATGCGAGCATGTGGCCACTTCTTTTGATGGTTAATGAACTGCCTTACAAACAACGTGTGCAAAATCTTTTGTTAGCTGGGCTGTGGTTCGGCACAGGTAAACCATCAATGAACTGTTTTTTGACCCCATTTGTAAAAACGATGAATGAGCTGTCATCCACTGGAGTTGTTTGGAGGGACAGCAGTGGTGTGTCGCACACGTCAAAAGCATTTCCTGTCCTTGTGCAGTAG